A genome region from Arachis duranensis cultivar V14167 chromosome 6, aradu.V14167.gnm2.J7QH, whole genome shotgun sequence includes the following:
- the LOC107495303 gene encoding uncharacterized protein LOC107495303, translating to MEDIELLDISWEDVVCPICLDFPHNSVLLQCSSYEKGCRPFLCDTNHLHSNCLDRFKSACGMSSSPALDETSVESNVPVVPDAAIENNEQVAPDGRCKLSCPLCRGEVSGWIVVDKARSHLDEKKRCCDEVKCKFMGSYLELQQHAQLEHPHARPSKIDPARQLDWENFQQSSEIIDVLSTIHSETPRGVVLGDYVIEYGDDDSRDEFEDFPGDDGNWWTSCILYQVFDNFRSSRNRRRARVGDTRRSNRRLSYDTSNSDEGSVVSLEYNDYGLDEIDDDFVSTRGPSRGNRGYGRSHRRRSRFFDN from the exons ATGGAGGATATTGAGTTGTTAGATATCAGTTGGGAGGACGTTGTCTGTCCCATATGCTTAGATTTCCCTCATAATAGTGTGCTCCTTCAGTGTTCATCTTATGAAAAAGGATGTCGTCCTTTTCTATGTGACACGAACCATCTGCACTCTAATTGTTTGGATCGTTTCAAAAGTGCCTGTGGTATGTCATCATCTCCAGCACTTGATGAAACTTCTGTAGAAAGTAATGTTCCAGTGGTGCCGGATGCTGCCATAGAAAATAATGAGCAAGTGGCACCGGATGGTCGATGCAAGCTGAGTTGTCCATTGTGTAGGGGTGAGGTTTCTGGGTGGATTGTTGTTGACAAGGCTCGTTCGCATCTTGATGAGAAGAAGCGTTGCTGTGATGAGGTGAAATGTAAATTCATGGGAAGTTACTTGGAGTTACAGCAACATGCTCAACTTGAACATCCTCATGCCCGTCCGTCAAAAATAGATCCCGCTCGACAGCTTGATTGGGAGAATTTCCAACAGTCCTCTGAGATTATAGATGTTTTGAGCACTATTCATTCAGAAACCCCGAGGGGCGTGGTTTTGGGAGATTATGTGATTGAATACGGGGATGATGATTCTAGAGATGAGTTTGAGGACTTCCCCGGAGATGATGGCAATTGGTGGACCTCTTGTATATTGTATCAAGTCTTTGACAACTTCAGAAGTTCAAGAAATAGAAGGAGGGCAAGAGTAGGTGATACCAGAAGGAGTAATCGCCGTTTAAGTTATGATACTTCAAATTCAGATGAAGGTTCTGTTGTATCCTTGGAGTACAATGACTATGGGCTAGATGagattgatgatgattttgttAGTACAAGGGGCCCCTCAAGGGGTAACCGTGGTTACGGCAG ATCGCATAGGCGCCGATCACGCTTCTTTGATAATTAG
- the LOC107495302 gene encoding probable UDP-3-O-acyl-N-acetylglucosamine deacetylase 1, mitochondrial isoform X2 has product MTAFNSFRSSKLVSWKSTGRLQQTLANCIERRGKALHSGKGSTVRLCPGFAGEGRYFDYRSNLIPASIDFVQVSPLCTTLCKNGFRVRTVEHLLSALEAAGVDNCRIEIENLDAEERDAEIPIFDGSAREWVEAVDEVGLKVATTRDGKHCEKMAAHVNEPVYVWRDDSFVSAFPSNVVKISYGISFLQAPAIGSQWFSTPSVDNLFYTRQIALARTFCIYEEIEQMRNVGLIKGGSLENAIVCCTSKGWLNPPLRFNDEPCRHKVLDLIGDLSLFAQFGNQGLPVAHIVAYKGGHALHAGLARQLMGE; this is encoded by the exons ATGACTGCTTTCAACTCCTTCAGATCGTCCAAATTGGTCTCATGGAAATCT ACCGGCAGGCTTCAGCAAACCCTAGCGAATTGCATAGAGCGGAGGGGCAAGGCTTTGCATTCAGGAAAGGGTTCGACAGTGCGATTGTGCCCTGGGTTCGCCGGCGAAGGAAGGTACTTTGATTATCGGAGCAATTTGATTCCGGCATCTATTGATTTTGTTCAGGTGTCGCCTCTCTGTACGACTCTCTGTAAAAATGGTTTCCGTGTTCGAACCGTAGAGCACTTACTTTCTGCATTGGAGGCTGCtggagttgataattgcagaattGAGATTGAGAATTTGGATGCTGAAGAGCGTGATGCTGAG ATTCCTATATTTGATGGATCAGCAAGAGAATGGGTTGAAGCAGTGGATGAAGTTGGTTTAAAGGTGGCAACAACCCGGGATGGCAAACATTGTGAGAAAATGGCAGCACATGTGAATGAACCGGTGTATGTTTGGAGGGATGATTCTTTTGTTTCTGCATTTCCTTCAAACGTGGTTAAGATAAGTTATGGCATCAGCTTTCTACAG GCACCAGCTATAGGCTCCCAGTGGTTTTCTACACCATCTGTGGACAATTTGTTTTATACCAGACAGATCGCTTTGGCAAGAACTTTCTGTATTTATGAGGAG ATTGAGCAAATGCGCAATGTTGGACTAATCAAGGGGGGTTCTCTGGAAAATGCCATTGTATGCTG TACCAGTAAAGGTTGGTTGAACCCACCTCTGCGTTTTAATGATGAACCATGCCGCCACAAGGTCTTAGATCTTATTGGTGATCTTTCACTTTTTGCTCAGTTTGGGAATCAAGGACTTCCAGTGGCACACATTGTAGCTTACAAG GGTGGCCATGCTTTGCATGCTGGTTTGGCACGCCAGTTAATGGGTGAGTGA
- the LOC107495302 gene encoding probable UDP-3-O-acyl-N-acetylglucosamine deacetylase 1, mitochondrial isoform X1: MTAFNSFRSSKLVSWKSTGRLQQTLANCIERRGKALHSGKGSTVRLCPGFAGEGRYFDYRSNLIPASIDFVQVSPLCTTLCKNGFRVRTVEHLLSALEAAGVDNCRIEIENLDAEERDAEQIPIFDGSAREWVEAVDEVGLKVATTRDGKHCEKMAAHVNEPVYVWRDDSFVSAFPSNVVKISYGISFLQAPAIGSQWFSTPSVDNLFYTRQIALARTFCIYEEIEQMRNVGLIKGGSLENAIVCCTSKGWLNPPLRFNDEPCRHKVLDLIGDLSLFAQFGNQGLPVAHIVAYKGGHALHAGLARQLMGE, translated from the exons ATGACTGCTTTCAACTCCTTCAGATCGTCCAAATTGGTCTCATGGAAATCT ACCGGCAGGCTTCAGCAAACCCTAGCGAATTGCATAGAGCGGAGGGGCAAGGCTTTGCATTCAGGAAAGGGTTCGACAGTGCGATTGTGCCCTGGGTTCGCCGGCGAAGGAAGGTACTTTGATTATCGGAGCAATTTGATTCCGGCATCTATTGATTTTGTTCAGGTGTCGCCTCTCTGTACGACTCTCTGTAAAAATGGTTTCCGTGTTCGAACCGTAGAGCACTTACTTTCTGCATTGGAGGCTGCtggagttgataattgcagaattGAGATTGAGAATTTGGATGCTGAAGAGCGTGATGCTGAG cAGATTCCTATATTTGATGGATCAGCAAGAGAATGGGTTGAAGCAGTGGATGAAGTTGGTTTAAAGGTGGCAACAACCCGGGATGGCAAACATTGTGAGAAAATGGCAGCACATGTGAATGAACCGGTGTATGTTTGGAGGGATGATTCTTTTGTTTCTGCATTTCCTTCAAACGTGGTTAAGATAAGTTATGGCATCAGCTTTCTACAG GCACCAGCTATAGGCTCCCAGTGGTTTTCTACACCATCTGTGGACAATTTGTTTTATACCAGACAGATCGCTTTGGCAAGAACTTTCTGTATTTATGAGGAG ATTGAGCAAATGCGCAATGTTGGACTAATCAAGGGGGGTTCTCTGGAAAATGCCATTGTATGCTG TACCAGTAAAGGTTGGTTGAACCCACCTCTGCGTTTTAATGATGAACCATGCCGCCACAAGGTCTTAGATCTTATTGGTGATCTTTCACTTTTTGCTCAGTTTGGGAATCAAGGACTTCCAGTGGCACACATTGTAGCTTACAAG GGTGGCCATGCTTTGCATGCTGGTTTGGCACGCCAGTTAATGGGTGAGTGA
- the LOC107495302 gene encoding probable UDP-3-O-acyl-N-acetylglucosamine deacetylase 1, mitochondrial isoform X3 yields the protein MTAFNSFRSSKLVSWKSTGRLQQTLANCIERRGKALHSGKGSTVRLCPGFAGEGRYFDYRSNLIPASIDFVQVSPLCTTLCKNGFRVRTVEHLLSALEAAGVDNCRIEIENLDAEERDAEQIPIFDGSAREWVEAVDEVGLKVATTRDGKHCEKMAAHVNEPVYVWRDDSFVSAFPSNVVKISYGISFLQAPAIGSQWFSTPSVDNLFYTRQIALARTFCIYEEIEQMRNVGLIKGGSLENAIVCCKGWLNPPLRFNDEPCRHKVLDLIGDLSLFAQFGNQGLPVAHIVAYKGGHALHAGLARQLMGE from the exons ATGACTGCTTTCAACTCCTTCAGATCGTCCAAATTGGTCTCATGGAAATCT ACCGGCAGGCTTCAGCAAACCCTAGCGAATTGCATAGAGCGGAGGGGCAAGGCTTTGCATTCAGGAAAGGGTTCGACAGTGCGATTGTGCCCTGGGTTCGCCGGCGAAGGAAGGTACTTTGATTATCGGAGCAATTTGATTCCGGCATCTATTGATTTTGTTCAGGTGTCGCCTCTCTGTACGACTCTCTGTAAAAATGGTTTCCGTGTTCGAACCGTAGAGCACTTACTTTCTGCATTGGAGGCTGCtggagttgataattgcagaattGAGATTGAGAATTTGGATGCTGAAGAGCGTGATGCTGAG cAGATTCCTATATTTGATGGATCAGCAAGAGAATGGGTTGAAGCAGTGGATGAAGTTGGTTTAAAGGTGGCAACAACCCGGGATGGCAAACATTGTGAGAAAATGGCAGCACATGTGAATGAACCGGTGTATGTTTGGAGGGATGATTCTTTTGTTTCTGCATTTCCTTCAAACGTGGTTAAGATAAGTTATGGCATCAGCTTTCTACAG GCACCAGCTATAGGCTCCCAGTGGTTTTCTACACCATCTGTGGACAATTTGTTTTATACCAGACAGATCGCTTTGGCAAGAACTTTCTGTATTTATGAGGAG ATTGAGCAAATGCGCAATGTTGGACTAATCAAGGGGGGTTCTCTGGAAAATGCCATTGTATGCTG TAAAGGTTGGTTGAACCCACCTCTGCGTTTTAATGATGAACCATGCCGCCACAAGGTCTTAGATCTTATTGGTGATCTTTCACTTTTTGCTCAGTTTGGGAATCAAGGACTTCCAGTGGCACACATTGTAGCTTACAAG GGTGGCCATGCTTTGCATGCTGGTTTGGCACGCCAGTTAATGGGTGAGTGA